One genomic window of Corynebacterium sp. sy039 includes the following:
- a CDS encoding response regulator transcription factor gives MSIRIMLADDQPLLVSALKTILNSQEDMEVVATAHDGDQAISCAQRYNLDLAILDIRMPHCDGLSALREILALERGIKVLMLTTFNEPRDVETALRLGAHGFLLKDADPAELISGVRAVARGESVLSSGVTGTVLESWRAVLTQGELSSQARQGLNMLTPREVEVLKLIELGHTNPEIAEKLFISGATVKTHVSNLLAKLHCRDRVALVLLAQKARL, from the coding sequence GTGTCTATCCGTATTATGCTTGCCGACGACCAACCGCTTCTTGTGAGTGCGCTGAAAACTATCTTGAACTCTCAAGAGGACATGGAGGTTGTAGCTACAGCACATGATGGTGATCAAGCTATTTCCTGTGCGCAACGCTACAATCTTGATCTTGCAATTTTGGATATTCGGATGCCGCATTGTGATGGGCTAAGCGCACTACGAGAAATACTTGCTCTTGAGAGGGGAATAAAAGTGCTGATGCTTACTACTTTCAATGAGCCTCGTGATGTAGAAACTGCCTTGCGGCTGGGTGCACATGGTTTTTTGCTTAAAGATGCCGATCCTGCGGAGTTAATTTCTGGAGTACGCGCTGTGGCGCGTGGTGAATCAGTTTTGTCTTCTGGAGTTACTGGTACGGTGCTTGAGTCCTGGCGTGCAGTGTTGACTCAGGGAGAACTATCTAGTCAGGCACGCCAAGGATTAAATATGCTGACACCTCGCGAAGTGGAAGTGCTTAAACTTATTGAACTAGGTCATACAAACCCAGAGATAGCAGAAAAACTGTTTATCTCTGGGGCGACGGTTAAAACGCACGTCTCAAATTTATTGGCAAAGTTGCATTGTCGTGACCGTGTAGCTTTAGTGCTGCTAGCGCAGAAAGCGAGGCTCTAA